A single region of the Eleginops maclovinus isolate JMC-PN-2008 ecotype Puerto Natales chromosome 16, JC_Emac_rtc_rv5, whole genome shotgun sequence genome encodes:
- the napsa gene encoding napsin-A, giving the protein MARLEMFYVIAALLVTQSVAIFRVPLHKTRSLRRLMSDNGKLSLQELRALATSNGALESDPSPKLPVERLTNFMDAQYFGLISIGSPPQDFTVLFDTGSSNLWVPSIHCSFFDLACWVHHRYNSKKSSTFVKNGTAFSIRYGRGSLSGFISGDTVSVAGLPVQNQQFGEAVKQPGITFAVARFDGVLGMAYPSISVANVTPVFDTAMAAKLLPENIFSFYISRDPKAAVGGELILGGTDPQYYTGDLHYVNVTRKAYWQIEMSGVGVGDQLTVCKGGCQAIVDTGTSLIVGPKAEVRALQKAIGALPLLMGEYWIDCKRIPSLPVISFNIGGKMYNLTGEDYVMKESQMGQVICLSGFMAMDIPPPAGPLWILGDVFIGKYYTVFDRNADRVGFAPAK; this is encoded by the exons ATGGCAAGGCTGGAGATGTTTTATGTCATCGCGGCGCTGCTGGTAACACAAAGCGTCGCCATATTCAG agtTCCTCTTCATAAAACCAGGAGCCTGCGCCGCCTGATGAGCGACAATGGGAAGCTGTCCCTGCAGGAGCTGCGAGCTTTAGCGACGAGCAACGGAGCGCTGGAGAGCGATCCCTCCCCCAAATTGCCCGTAGAGAGGCTGACCAACTTCATGGAC GCGCAGTACTTTGGTCTGATCAGCATCGGGTCCCCTCCTCAGGACTTCACGGTGCTGTTTGACACCGGCTCCTCCAACCTCTGGGTTCCCTCCATCCACTGCTCCTTTTTCGACTTGGCCTGCT GGGTTCATCATCGTTACAACTCAAAGAAGTCGAGCACGTTCGTTAAGAATGGCACCGCATTCTCTATCCGGTACGGCAGAGGCAGCTTGTCTGGTTTCATCAGCGGGGACACGGTCTCT GTTGCAGGTCTGCCTGTCCAGAACCAGCAGTTTGGTGAGGCGGTGAAGCAGCCTGGCATCACGTTTGCAGTGGCTCGGTTCGACGGGGTCCTGGGCATGGCCTACCCCTCCATATCAGTCGCTAATGTCACCCCGGTGTTCGACACGGCCATGGCTGCCAAGCTGCTGCCCGagaacattttctctttctacATTAGCAG AGACCCAAAAGCAGCAGTAGGTGGAGAGCTGATTCTGGGGGGGACAGACCCTCAGTACTACACCGGAGACCTGCACTATGTTAATGTCACACGAAAGGCCTACTGGCAGATCGAGATGAGCGG AGTTGGAGTTGGTGACCAGCTGACTGTCTGCAAAGGCGGTTGCCAGGCGATCGTCGACACGGGAACGTCCCTCATCGTGGGTCCTAAAGCTGAAGTCAGAGCGCTGCAGAAGGCCATCGGAGCTCTGCCCCTGCTGATGGGAGAG TACTGGATCGACTGTAAGAGGATCCCATCTCTCCCCGTCATCTCCTTCAACATCGGAGGGAAGATGTATAACCTGACGGGAGAGGACTATGTCATGAAG GAGTCTCAGATGGGTCAGGTCATCTGTCTGTCAGGCTTCATGGCGATGGACATCCCGCCCCCCGCAGGGCCCCTGTGGATCCTGGGAGATGTTTTCATCGGGAAGTACTACACCGTGTTCGACAGGAACGCCGATCGAGTCGGATTCGCCCCCGCCAAGTAG
- the mief1 gene encoding mitochondrial dynamics protein MID51: protein MAGVNGDRKGKKDDNGIGTAIDFMLSNAKLVLGVGGAAMLGIATLAVKRMYDRAISTPNSPTNMEQTGRRSWEEPAWMGSSPRVLNHDMKSTVSRSLQNLPTSSHAFEPDCLRRAVGRSAVGGSGATQSDLQKARMRLSLQEHLLHFYQNNVNIPTEEQAVARRAALDICAELRVFLHAKLPDMPLREMYLSGSLYDELQVVTADHAQLMVPLILEKNLWSSIPGEDTIMNVPGFWLIRRENLEYFPRNSSYWDRCMVGGYLSPKSVLEVFDKLVAGSINWPAIGSVLDYIIRPVVPSETLTLEVQYDTNRKLYVDFLPLLVMEDGTSLIAKPHRLVAERHENLWRQSFRVAETARLRALDQEDGGCRCACLKLAKAMCKLNPALNRLNASQLTNCILLLCEKEGDWTQEALADRFLQLLRALVGHLEAGKLPCALSPKVNLFCELTEQEVDELGYTLYCALSDPEGLLRTDMEEMPQP, encoded by the exons ATGGCGGGGGTGAACGGAGACCGCAAAGGGAAGAAAGATGACAATGGGATCGGCACTGCCATCGACTTCATGCTCTCAAATGCTAAGCTCGTGCTGGGAGTGGGGGGAGCGGCCATGCTGGGGATTGCAACGCTTGCTGTCAAAAGA ATGTACGACCGTGCCATAAGTACTCCCAACAGCCCGACCAACATggaacagacaggaaggaggagctGGGAGGAGCCTGCGTGGATGGGTTCATCCCCCCGGGTGCTGAACCATGATATGAAGTCTACAGTGAGCCGGTCTCTGCAGAATCTGCCCACTTCCTCTCATGCTTTTGAACCAG ACTGTCTGCGGAGGGCCGTGGGTCGATCAGCTGTGGGAGGCAGCGGCGCCACTCAGTCGGACCTTCAGAAGGCCCGGATGCGTCTGTCGCTCCAGGAACATCTGCTGCACTTCTACCAGAATAACGTGAACATCCCCACCGAGGAGCAAGCTGTGGCGAGGAGGGCAGCGCTGGACATCTGTGCCGAACTCCGGGTGTTCCTTCACGCCAAACTGCCCGACATGCCGCTCAGAGAGATGTACCTGAGTGGCAGTCTGTACGACGAACTgcag GTGGTGACAGCGGACCACGCCCAGCTCATGGTGCCTCTCATCTTGGAGAAGAACCTGTGGTCGTCCATACCCGGCGAGGACACCATCATGAATGTCCCGGGTTTCTGGCTCATCCGCAGAGAGAATTTAGAGTATTTCCCTCGAAACAGCAGCTACTGGGACCGCTGCATGGTGGGAGGCTACCTCTCCCCCAAATCAGTCCTGGAGGTCTTCGACAAACTCGTGGCGGGCTCCATCAACTGGCCCGCCATCGGCAGCGTTCTCGACTACATCATTCGTCCCGTGGTTCCCTCAGAGACGCTGACCCTGGAGGTGCAGTACGACACAAACCGGAAACTGTACGTGGACTTCCTTCCGTTACTCGTGATGGAGGACGGAACCTCGCTGATCGCCAAACCGCATCGTCTCGTCGCGGAGCGTCACGAAAACCTGTGGAGGCAGAGCTTTCGAGTGGCGGAGACGGCACGACTAAGAGCCCTCGACCAGGAGGACGGGGGCTGCCGCTGCGCCTGCCTGAAGCTGGCGAAGGCCATGTGCAAACTCAACCCCGCCCTGAACCGGCTCAACGCCAGCCAGCTCACCAACTGCATCCTGCTGCTGTGCGAGAAGGAAGGCGACTGGACGCAGGAGGCGCTGGCAGACCgcttcctccagctgctgcGGGCGCTAGTGGGACACCTAGAGGCTGGGAAGCTGCCGTGTGCCCTCAGCCCGAAAGTGAACTTATTCTGCGAGCTGactgaacaggaagtggacgAGCTGGGGTACACGCTCTACTGCGCCCTGTCCGATCCGGAGGGGCTGCTGAGAACTGACATGGAAGAGATGCCACAGCCCTGA
- the LOC134877658 gene encoding asparagine--tRNA ligase-like: protein MKSQWYRNLFRIQNTLFHSTVEYFHSSCQYSYALTPLTTDTISSPMGLGSDSEPVSVHLLGQDIYLADSMQFVLEYFLRFQENLPGTYYISPSFRGEDPDATHLNQFYHVECELLGNMDKAISTAEGYLAHLTKSMLKKHSDIILNTAGTLTHVKVMLSKLDGKIPLPRVPLDQAIPMMPSTDCLEWVQDGQPQFGRKLTRKGERVLIEKYGGAVWLTEMDHLGVPFYQAYVEGTERCKAKAADLLLGLGETVGLGERHSTPEMVQEALRHHGVPEQSYKWYLNMRQVNPLLTSGWGMGTERYLCWLLKHDDIRDMHIIPRMKGMKYMP from the coding sequence ATGAAGAGCCAATGGTACCGTAACCTGTTCCGGATTCAAAACACCCTTTTCCACAGCACAGTGGAATATTTCCACAGTTCCTGCCAGTACTCCTACGCTCTAACCCCTCTCACCACAGACACCATCTCTTCGCCAATGGGCCTGGGATCTGACTCAGAACCCGTTTCTGTTCACTTGCTCGGCCAGGACATCTACCTCGCTGACTCAATGCAATTTGTACTTGAATACTTCCTTCGCTTCCAGGAGAACTTGCCAGGGACATACTACATATCTCCCAGCTTTAGAGGGGAAGATCCTGATGCCACCCACTTGAACCAGTTCTATCACGTGGAGTGTGAACTGTTGGGGAACATGGACAAGGCCATTTCCACCGCAGAGGGATACTTGGCTCATCTCACCAAGTCCATGCTGAAGAAACACTCTGATATCATCCTCAACACCGCCGGGACTCTTACACATGTCAAAGTCATGCTGAGTAAGCTggatggaaaaatcccactaCCAAGAGTCCCCCTAGACCAGGCCATTCCCATGATGCCCTCCACCGACTGTCTAGAGTGGGTGCAAGATGGCCAGCCGCAGTTTGGCAGAAAGCTAACACGCAAAGGAGAGCGAGTCTTGATAGAGAAATATGGTGGCGCTGTTTGGCTTACTGAGATGGACCATCTAGGAGTTCCCTTCTACCAGGCCTATGTGGAGGGCACTGAGCGGTGCAAAGCCAAAGCTGCGGATCTTCTCCTGGGTTTAGGTGAGACTGTGGGTCTCGGTGAACGTCATTCCACCCCTGAGATGGTACAGGAGGCCCTCAGACACCATGGAGTGCCAGAGCAGTCCTACAAATGGTACCTTAACATGCGGCAGGTGAATCCGCTCCTCACCAGTGGATGGGGCATGGGAACGGAGCGCTACTTGTGTTGGCTGCTTAAACATGACGACATTAGAGATATGCACATCATTCCTAGGATGAAAGGAATGAAGTACATGCCATAA
- the si:ch211-256m1.8 gene encoding LOW QUALITY PROTEIN: uncharacterized protein si:ch211-256m1.8 (The sequence of the model RefSeq protein was modified relative to this genomic sequence to represent the inferred CDS: deleted 1 base in 1 codon) — MTLFNYPVPELDVTLQEVSRVLQLTLRADLYPEFKNTLEQQRALLQEAQEKLATRALGKENWVTEQFKRSLLSCYDPLPTSTALPVVLLPTKAKGCTQLGRAAALLWAAAKLYSEPMLLEGNVPMENTQQSEVFAASRIPGRSQDEIKVYPDSLHAIVTCYGGVFPVDILGRPSTGGPVSARPFVDIYNQLAQVMDQPRAGKQNDPSAICSLSALDRKVWAATREEILGQGGETAASLSLMESAVLTLCLEDCNPPSELADTLNAVVNLVVFEDSTAGMVFEHSAVDGMVAGLVTEHVYNLSETVDLNLVHTEAVNGSLIRNTKSGHGVGPHLAALRRSLPSDNPLKKYLDPFGCPSVYLTGTDMMEGVECGVGNVYAQDQLAVTYLGKKDKVRIVLNGKGSFALTLEKLQASLKTNLKLVMLLAVRYAIACQMGAIERPLNQGQPEKMNGETKHYQESPNNGNATVVNTSGTVTDYTLVIHGGAGEEMMLNTEVIGVVEFALQTALTLGSQVLQQGGSSLDAVQKSVEALEDCFLFNAGKGSVFNQDGKNEMEATIVDGNAMRSGSVACVQNVKNPIKAARCVMEKSSHSLIVGDGAEEFLQGLEEKKNPVGPEYFYTDIRHKQLTAKLAAGNTSKNNHPQTVGAVALDRWKGLAAASSTGGVVGKLKGRVGDTAIVGAGIYADDKLAIACSGDGDVFLRHTIAQKIASLYHHTGYSLRQACREVMAENLNGICAGIIALDSKGDVIIETNADVMFVASMVDGISRVEVLRPLKSFSDVIWETDELVAYLDPKPWTPGSTILKRKTLSGASSIFQLATPDVLTILQGAKAVSSLLCERLGVQRCALVFNPIPNQPAQIRLLPLHGLEPKWQPHLASEEEFHTYDPGYCTSKSGPRWDDEALDQVQAKIRRGLPTPNAPSCFDFFGDASNDNLFSCIVRGEQQQWRVWEDNEHVAFLTPYPNTAGLTIVVPRKPLSSDIFKLEEADYKALIVATCKVAKLLEEGMELKVLH, encoded by the exons ATGACACTTTTCAACTACCCTGTTCCAGAGTTGGATGTTACCTTGCAGGAAGTGAGTCGTGTCTTGCAGCTCACTTTAAGAGCTGACCTTTACCCAGAGTTCAAAAATACCCTGGAACAGCAGAGGGCGCTCCTTCAAGAGGCCCAGGAAAAACTTGCAACAAGAGCTTTAGGCAAAGAAAACTGGGTGACGGAGCAATTCAAGAGAAGTCTGCTGTCTTGTTACGACCCCCTACCCACCTCTACTGCCCTTCCTGTTGTTCTTCTTCCTACCAAAGCAAAGGGATGTACCCAGCTAGGGAGGGCAGCTGCTCTCCTCTGGGCTGCGGCAAAGCTGTACAGCGAGCCTATGTTGCTGGAGGGCAATGTGCCAATGGAGAACACACAACAGTCCGAGGTTTTCGCTGCCAGCCGGATTCCTGGCAGAAGTCAAGATGAGATCAAG GTCTACCCAGATAGCCTTCATGCCATTGTCACCTGTTATGGAGGAGTGTTCCCTGTCGACATACTGGGGCGTCCCAGCACTGGTGGGCCAGTTTCTGCTCGACCGTTTGTTGACATCTACAACCAGCTGGCTCAGGTGATGGATCAACCCAGAGCAGGAAAACAGAATGATCCATCTGCCATTTGTAGCCTCTCGGCTCTGGACCGCAAAGTCTGGGCTGCCACCAGGGAAGAGATCTTGGGGCAAGGAGGGGAGACAGCGGCATCCCTGAGTCTGATGGAGAGCGCTGTGCTGACCCTCTGTCTGGAGGATTGCAACCCTCCCTCTGAACTGGCTGATACTCTTAATGCA GTGGTGAACCTGGTGGTGTTCGAGGACAGCACAGCTGGGATGGTGTTTGAGCACAGTGCTGTCGATGGGATGGTGGCCGGTCTTGTGACGGAGCATGTGTACAACCTGTCTGAAACTGTGGACCTAAACCTTGTCCACACTGAAGCAGTCAATGG GAGCCTCATCAGAAACACCAAAAGTGGTCATGGAGTTGGACCCCACCTAGCTGCACTGCGTCGATCGTTGCCATCTGACAATCCTCTGAAAAAGTACCTGGACCCCTTTGGATGTCCATCTGTTTACCTCACAGGTACAGATATGATGGAGGGCGTGGAGTGTGGAGTAGGGAATGTTTATGCCCAAGATCAGCTGGCTGTAACCTACcttggaaaaaaagacaaggttCGCATTGTGCTTAATGGAAAAGGGAGCTTTGCTCTAACACTGGAGAAACTTCAAGCAAGTCTGAAGACAAACCTGAAGTTAGTGATGCTCCTTGCTGTTAGATATGCCATTGCATGCCAAATGGGAGCCATTGAGCGTCCATTGAATCAGGGTCAGCCTGagaaaatgaatggagagaCCAAACACTACCAAGAGAGCCCAAACAATGGCAACGCCACTGTTGTAAACACCTCTGGCACTGTCACAGACTACACTCTGGTAATCCATGGTGGGGCTGGAGAGGAGATGATGCTTAACACCGAAGTGATTGGCGTAGTTGAGTTTGCTCTACAGACAGCCTTAACCCTCGGATCTCAAGTGCTTCAACAAGGTGGCAGCAGTCTAGATGCAGTTCAGAAGTCAGTAGAAGCTCTAGAGGACTGCTTCCTGTTCAATGCAGGTAAAGGCTCAGTATTCAACCAAGATGgcaaaaatgaaatggaagCAACCATTGTGGATGGCAATGCAATGAGGTCAGGATCTGTTGCTTGTGTGCAAAATGTAAAGAACCCAATAAAAGCCGCCAGGTGTGTCATGGAGAAAAGCTCCCATTCACTCATTGTGGGAGATGGGGCTGAGGAGTTTCTGCAGGGgttggaggagaagaagaatcCTGTTGGgcctgagtatttctacacaGATATACGTCACAAACAGTTGACTGCAAAGCTCGCTGCAGGAAATACCTCAAAAAATAATCACCCGCAGACAGTTGGAGCTGTGGCCTTGGATCGTTGGAAAGGGTTGGCTGCTGCATCATCAACAGGTGGGGTAGTAGGTAAGCTGAAAGGGCGAGTTGGGGATACAGCAATAGTAGGAGCAGGAATATATGCTGATGACAAGTTAGCCATTGCCTGCTCTGGAGATGGAGATGTGTTTCTGAGGCACACAATTGCCCAGAAAATAGCAAGTCTCTACCACCACACAGGC TATAGTTTGAGGCAGGCTTGTAGGGAAGTGATGGCTGAAAATCTCAATGGGATCTGTGCAGGAATCATAGCTCTGGATTCTAAAGGTGATGTCATCATTGAAACGAATGCTGATGTCATGTTCGTGGCCTCAATGGTGGATGGCATTTCACGAGTGGAAGTCCTCAGGCCCCTCAAGAGCTTCTCTGATGTGATCTGGGAAACTGATGAGCTGGTCGCTTACCTGGATCCCAAACCCTGGACCCCTGGGTCAACCATTCTGAAGAGAAAAACTCTCAGTGGAGCAAGCAGCATCTTTCAGTTAGCTACACCTGATGTTTTGACTATCCTACAAGGAGCAAAGGCTGTGTCAAGCTTGCTATGCGAGAGACTGGGAGTGCAGCGCTGTGCCCTGGTTTTCAATCCAATCCCAAACCAGCCAGCACAAATCCGACTGCTCCCGCTTCATGGTCTAGAGCCAAAGTGGCAGCCCCATCTGGCAAGTGAAGAGGAATTCCACACATATGACCCTGGTTACTGCACTTCCAAAAGTGGCCCCCGCTGGGATGACGAGGCACTGGACCAGGTTCAAGCCAAGATTAGAAGAGGACTGCCAACACCAAATGCACCTTCCTGCTTTGACTTTTTTGGAGATGCTTCCAATGATAACCTGTTCAGTTGTATTGTACGTGGAGAGCAGCAACAGTGGAGAGTGTGGGAAGACAATGAGCATGTTGCCTTCCTGACACCTTACCCAAACACTGCTGGACTAACCATTGTGGTGCCTCGCAAACCACTGTCCAGTGACATCTTCAAACTGGAGGAAGCTGACTACAAAGCGTTGATCGTAGCCACCTGTAAAGTTGCCAAACTGCTGGAAGAGGGGATGGAGCTCAAGGTGTTGCACTGA
- the LOC134877661 gene encoding thiosulfate sulfurtransferase-like, with amino-acid sequence MGMQAQTLVSAKWLANMVNRNLVGPGLRILDTSWYLPTMNRDAKKEFAETHIPGASCFDIDECSDKTSKYDHTLPSEQFFADYVGNLGIGNGSHVVVYDASDFGAFSCTRVWWMFRLFGHPQVSVLNGGFRDWVKRGYPTTGTYTRPEGARFTATMNRSWVKSFEDMTENINTQQFQVVDVRPRERFLGLEPEPREGVKSGHIPGSKCMPFWEFLDKDGMMLPPKKLRKFFEKSQIDLNKPLIGTCGSGVTACHMVLAAHLCGAPGASVYDGSWDEWFTKAPPEHVATVVKPEI; translated from the exons ATGGGGATGCAAGCTCAAACTCTTGTTTCTGCAAAATGGCTTGCAAACATGGTCAACCGAAACCTTGTTGGACCTGGTCTGCGGATCCTGGACACGTCCTGGTACCTGCCCACGATGAACCGAGACGCCAAGAAGGAGTTTGCAGAAACTCACATCCCAGGAGCGTCTTGTTTCGACATTGACGAGTGCTCAGACAAAACCTCAAAGTACGATCATACGCTCCCAAGTGAGCAGTTTTTTGCAGACTATGTAGGGAATTTGGGCATTGGAAATGGCAGCCATGTGGTTGTTTACGACGCCAGTGACTTCGGGGCGTTTTCCTGCACCAGGGTTTGGTGGATGTTCCGCTTGTTTGGACACCCTCAAGTGTCGGTGCTCAACGGGGGTTTTAGGGACTGGGTCAAGCGAGGATATCCGACAACAGGCACGTACACCCGGCCTGAAGGGGCGCGCTTCACCGCCACCATGAACCGCTCCTGGGTGAAGTCATTTGAGGACATGACAGAgaacattaacacacaacagTTCCAGGTGGTGGATGTGAGGCCCCGGGAGAGGTTCCTTGGCTTGGAACCAGAACCAAGAGAGG GTGTCAAATCGGGTCACATCCCCGGCTCTAAATGCATGCCTTTCTGGGAGTTCCTTGATAAAGACGGCATGATGCTCCCCCCGAAGAAGCTGAGGAAGTTCTTTGAGAAGTCACAGATCGACCTGAACAAGCCTCTCATTGGAACCTGTGGCTCCGGAGTGACGGCCTGTCACATGGTGCTGGCTGCTCACCTGTGTGGGGCCCCGGGGGCCTCTGTGTACGACGGATCCTGGGATGAGTGGTTCACCAAAGCTCCACCTGAGCATGTCGCCACCGTGGTCAAACCAGAGATTTAA
- the LOC134877659 gene encoding 3-mercaptopyruvate sulfurtransferase-like — protein MAAQTRALVSCQWLADAIRNNLVGPKLRILDTSWYLPKTKRNPRAEFVQKHILGSSYFDLDDCSDKTSAFDHMLPTSSHFSQYVGDLGIGNDTHVVVYDTSGFGSFCAPRVWWMFRLFGHRSVSVLDGGFKNWLAEDHPVSSDYSKPEFREFKATLNASWVKSYEDMLENIRTKKVQVVDARSAGRYRGVEPEPRDDTLPGHFPGTINMPFPSFMDSSGKQLDTEGLSKLFSGSGVDLQKPLWVTCGSGVTACHVVLAADVLGYPGVCVYDGSWSEWFKRASPEYIISEGEGKKV, from the exons ATGGCGGCACAGACCCGGGCTCTGGTGTCCTGTCAGTGGCTGGCAGATGCTATCAGAAACAATCTCGTCGGTCCCAAACTTCGCATCCTCGACACGTCATGGTACCTCCCGAAAACCAAGCGCAACCCGAGGGCTGAAtttgtgcaaaaacacatcctGGGCTCCTCGTACTTTGACTTGGACGATTGCAGCGACAAGACCTCTGCTTTTGATCACATGCTGCCAACTTCCAGCCACTTCTCCCAGTATGTAGGAGATCTGGGTATTGGGAATGACACGCATGTAGTAGTGTACGACACCAGTGGCTTTGGGTCGTTCTGCGCGCCCCGGGTGTGGTGGATGTTCCGGTTGTTTGGACACAGGTCGGTATCGGTGCTGGACGGGGGCTTCAAGAACTGGCTGGCTGAGGACCATCCGGTGTCTTCTGACTACTCCAAGCCGGAGTTTAGGGAGTTCAAAGCGACCCTGAATGCTTCGTGGGTGAAGAGCTATGAAGACATGCTGGAGAACATTAGGACCAAGAAGGTGCAGGTTGTGGATGCCAGGTCAGCAGGTCGATACAGGGGTGTTGAACCGGAGCCAAGAGACG ACACACTGCCGGGTCATTTCCCCGGTACCATCAACATGCCGTTCCCTTCCTTCATGGACTCCTCGGGGAAGCAGCTGGACACTGAAGGCCTGTCCAAACTGTTCAGCGGGTCGGGGGTGGATCTGCAGAAGCCGCTCTGGGTTACCTGTGGCTCCGGGGTCACGGCCTGCCACGTTGTTCTGGCCGCTGATGTGCTCGGTTACCCaggggtgtgtgtttatgacGGCTCCTGGTCTGAATGGTTTAAAAGGGCATCTCCGGAGTATATCAtctcagagggagagggaaagaaggTGTGA
- the LOC134877660 gene encoding thiosulfate sulfurtransferase-like gives MAAQTRALVSCQWLAGAIRNNFVGPKLRILDTSWHFPRTMRNPRAEFVQKHIPGSSFFDLGDCRDKTSAFDHMLPTSSHFSQYVGDLGIGNDTHVVVYDTSDFGSFCAPRVWWMFRLFGHRSVSVLDGGFKNWLAEDHPVSSDYSKPEFREFKATLNASWVKSYEDMLENIRTKKVQVVDARSSGRYRGLEPEPGDGILPGHFPSTINMPFPSFMDASGKQLDTEGLSKLFIGAGVDLQKPLWVTCAYGITACHIVLAADVLGYPGVCVYDGSWSEWFKRASPEYIISEGEGTKV, from the exons ATGGCGGCACAGACCCGGGCTCTGGTGTCCTGTCAGTGGCTGGCAGGTGCTATCAGAAACAATTTCGTCGGTCCCAAACTTCGCATCCTCGACACGTCATGGCACTTCCCAAGAACCATGCGCAACCCGAGGGCTGAAtttgtgcaaaaacacatcCCGGGCTCATCGTTCTTTGACTTGGGAGACTGCAGGGACAAGACCTCTGCTTTTGATCACATGCTGCCAACTTCCAGCCACTTCTCCCAGTATGTAGGAGATCTGGGCATTGGGAATGACACGCATGTAGTAGTGTACGACACCAGTGACTTCGGGTCGTTCTGCGCGCCCCGGGTGTGGTGGATGTTCCGGTTGTTTGGACACAGGTCGGTATCGGTTCTGGACGGGGGCTTCAAGAACTGGCTGGCTGAGGACCATCCGGTGTCTTCTGACTACTCCAAGCCGGAGTTTAGGGAGTTCAAAGCGACCCTGAATGCGTCGTGGGTGAAGAGCTATGAAGACATGCTGGAGAACATCAGGACCAAGAAGGTGCAGGTTGTGGATGCCAGGTCGTCAGGTCGATACAGGGGTCTTGAACCGGAGCCAGGAGACG GCATACTGCCGGGTCATTTCCCCAGTACCATCAACATGCCGTTCCCTTCCTTCATGGATGCCTCGGGGAAGCAGCTGGACACTGAAGGCCTGTCCAAACTGTTCATCGGGGCGGGGGTGGATCTGCAGAAGCCGCTCTGGGTTACCTGTGCCTACGGGATCACGGCCTGCCACATTGTTCTGGCCGCTGATGTGCTCGGTTACCCaggggtgtgtgtttatgacGGCTCCTGGTCTGAATGGTTTAAAAGGGCATCTCCGGAGTATATCAtctcagagggagaggggaCGAAGGTGTGA